The nucleotide window AAATGGCGGAAAAGCCGTAATGACAGGCGAACACGAAACAGGAAGTGATAGAATTGCCGAAGCTGTTCGAAACATCGATTGTGATATTGTCATCAATGTTCAGGGCGATGAACCTTTTCTTAAGAAAGAACCTTTAAAGCAATTGATTGATGTTTTTGCCAAGGACGAAAAGAAAGAGATTTCATTGGCTTCATTGAAAATTCAATTGAAAGAATCTGATGAAATTCAGAATCCTAATAATGTGAAAGTCATCACGGATATTAATGGGTTTGCCTTGTATTTCAGCCGTTCTGTGATTCCTTTTCATCGCGAATTGTCGTACAATGTCAAGTATTACAAACATATTGGCGTCTATGCTTTTAGGAAAGAAGCTTTGCTTAAGTTTTCGTCTTTGGAAATGACACCTATGGAAATTTCGGAAAAATTAGAGCAATTGCGCTATTTGGAAAATGGAATGAAAATTAGGCTGGTAGAAACTGATTTTGTAGGAATTGGAATCGATACGCCGGAGGATCTGGAAAAAGCAAAAATGCTACTCTAACTGATTAATATCTTTTTTAGCACTTTTTAATATTTCCACAGAATCGAGAACTTAATAAAAATCCTATCTTTGGATTCTTAAAAATTCTGAATGAAAAAAATAATTCTCATATTCTCCATTATATTTTCCATTTTCATTTCTGCCCAAACAGCTACAGAGATCATCGACAAAAACATCGAGAATTCTGGTGGCCTTACCAATTGGAAACTTCTGAACACGGTTCAAATCCAAGGAAGAGTTACACTTGGCGTGAATGACGAATATCCTATTAAAATCTATCAACAACGTCCCAATCTCAGCAAAACTGCAATGGTTGTTGGCGGAAAAGAAACGCCCGTTGAAGGTTATGATGGCAAGAATGGATATGCGATGAATTATGCGCAAAACAAGCTTCAGCAATACAATGATTACATTCCCGAAAACTTCGACAACGATTTTATCGATTGGGAAAACAAAGGTTTTGAAGCTAAATTTCTAGGGAAAGAAAAAATTAACGATCAACTTTATTTCAAGGTCGAATTGACGAAGAATGTCAACAAAACAATTTATTACTTCGATGTCAGAAATTATATGTTGTTTCGTGAGATCAAAAAGGATGAGATCCTGACCTATTCTGATTATAAAAAAGTAGGACAATTATTAATGCCTTACAGAATCGAATCGTCTTCACCTAAGAAAGATAGCGATTACGTGATGACAATCAATAAGATAGAGGTCAACAAGGAGCTGCCGAAAAATACTTTTAAGTTTTAAAGCATTATGGAAGCTGAGGAAATCCGCGAATATTGCTTAAGTAAAAAAGCAGTGACGGAAAGTTTTCCATTTGACCTGGAAACCTTGGTCTTCAAAGTTGGTGGGAAGATGTTTCTTTTGATTTCCTTGGAACAACAGCCGGCAACATTCTCTGCCAAAGCTGATCCTGAATGGAGCGAGGAGTTACGGGAAGAATTTTCTCAGATCAACGGTGCTTACCATATGAATAAAACACATTGGAATTCAGTGGTTTGTGAAGGATTAAAGCAGGATTTGATTTTTAAATTGATTGACCATTCTTACGATTTGGTCTTCAAATCTTTGACTAAGAAAATTAAAGATGAAATTAATATTGGTGAAAATTAATAAATGTAATATATTTATCGAAACTAATATATCTATGAAATTAATTTTATCTCTAAGTCTTCTATTGTTGAGTCAATTTTCTCTGGCTCAAATAAAATTCGAAAAAGCTTACTACATTGATAACGAAAATTCAAGACACGAGGTCTTAATTAAAAATGGTGACTGGCTGAATAATCCTTCAGAATTTACATTTAAAGATTCAGAGAATTCTCAAGAGGTTGTCGGGAATACTTCAAATGTGAAAGAATTTGGCGTGGACGGTTACAAAAAACTTGTGAGATACAAGGGTAATATTGATTATTCTACCGATGAATTATCAAAACTTTCTCTCAACAAAAACCCGGAATACAGGCAGAAAGAAGTATTTTTATATGAATTGGTTTCTGGAAAAATGAATCTATATTCTTACCGTGACAAAGATGTTGTGAGATACTTCTATTCGAAAGCGGGAAATGAAATAACTGAACTTGAGTACAAGAGATACTATGGAGAAAATGATCAAACTATGATGATCACTAATTCCCACTATAAGAAGCAATTAGAAATGGCGATGGCTGACAATCCAGAGGTCGCTAAAAAATTAAAGCATTCCAATTATTCATCCCAAGACTTAACCAAAATTTTTAATCAGTATAACGATATTATTTTAGAAAGCAGCAAGGGAAAACTGAATCTGAGAGTAAGACCAGGAGTTACCTTTTCTAATGTAAATGTGAGTGAAGACCAGTTTCTTATTTTTTCAAAATTAGATTATGGAACAAAAGTGGGCTTCAGAATCGGAATGGAGTTGGAGTGGATTCTTCCTTTCAATAAAAATAAATGGGGACTTATTTTCGAACCAACTTTTATGAATTATAAAGGTACTGCAAGCTATCAGTCTTACACATCTACTGTAAAATATTCCACCTTGGATTTAGCATTGGGGATGAGACATTATTTTTTCATTAATGATAACTCCAAATTATTTGTAAATGGTCAATTGCTAATGAGTAGTACATTCAAAAAGGATTCTGAAGTTGAAATCATTTACCAATTTCTTGAAAATTACAGTTCTGAAACGAAATTGGACGTGTCTTCTAGAGGTGCTTCTTTTGCTTTTGGAGTCGGTTATAACTATAAAAGACTTTCTGTGGAGGCGAGAATTAATACGAAAAGAAACATAACTAGTGACTACGCTAATTGGCTAACAAAATTCAATTATAACTCTATAGTGTTGGGATATAATATTTTTTGATACGATATTAAAACTGAAATTCCTCGGTCAATCTTTTATCCAGATCCAATTTTTCAATAAGTTTCTCCAAACCTTCGAATTCGATTTCGTCGTGAAGATAATCCCTGAATTTTACAGTGATCTCTTTATCATAGATATTTTGGTCGAAATCCAGAATATAAACTTCCGTATGCAAAGTTTGATTTTCATTATCAACTGTAGGATTCGTTCCGATGCTCAACATTCCTTTGTAGAAAGTCTTGTCAATCCAAACTTCTACGATGTAAGCGCCACTTTTCGGTAGCAGTTTGTTAATCGGAACATCTATATTCGCCGTTGGATAACCAATTGTTCTTCCCAGTTTTTTCCCGTGAATTACGTTTCCAGTTAAAGGATAATTATAACCCAACATTTCGTTCGCATCCTTGATTCTGCCTTCTGATAAAGCAATTCTGATCTTTGTAGAACTAATGTTCAAATCATTCTGTTGGACTGCTTCCAATTGATTGACTTTAAAGTCGAGTTCGCTGGATAGAGATTTCAATAACTCAAAATTTCCGCTTTTGTTCTTTCCAAAAGTATGGTCGTGACCGATGATGATGTGCTTTACATTCAGTTTGTCAACCAAAACCTGTTCACAGAATTCGATTCCCGTCAGATTTCTGAACTCTTCATCAAAAGTTTTAAGGAAAATATTCTGGATTCCACTTCTTTCAAGCAATCCCAGCTTTTCTTCCAGTGTATTGAGCATTTTTACATCATCATTCGGATTCAGGAATTTTCTTGGATGTGGCCAGAAACTTAGAATAGCTGATTCCAACTCTTCATTTTTGGCGATCTCATTCAACGTATTAATAATAGATAAATGCCCAAGATGAACGCCGTCAAACATTCCTAATGATAATGCCAGTAGGGTTTTGGAGTGATAATCGTTGAAATCCGTAATGATTTTCAAATGCTGAAATTTTTTGACAAAAAGTGATGCGTTTTGTCCGGCTAAAAATACACCTAAAAATGGTGTTGTCAATTGTTATGCAAATATGATAAAAATCTTTTTTTCTGACAATGCAGATATACAAAGTTTTATTATCTTTGCGCACAAGTAAAAATTTAGTAATGGCAAACCAAATTAAAGGAAAAATTTCACAAATTATTGGACCAGTTATCGATGTGGTCTTTAATGAAGTTGAACAATTACCAAACATATATGACGCTCTGGAAATCATCAAAAGCAACGGAGAAAAAGTTGTTTTGGAGGTTGAACAGCACATTGGCGAGGACGTTGTAAGATGTATCGCAATGGATGCTACAGACGGTCTTCAAAGAGGACAGGAAGTTCTTGGAACAGGTCAGCAGATCACAATGCCAGTAGGAGACGGCGTAAATGGACGTCTTTTCAATGTGGTAGGTGACGCGATCGACGGACTTCAAAACTTGTCCAAAGAAGGAGGTTTGCCAATCCACAGACCAGCACCAAAATTTGACCAGTTGACGACTTCAGCAGAAGTTCTTTTCACAGGTATCAAAGTAATCGACCTTATCGAGCCTTATGCAAAAGGAGGTAAAATTGGATTGTTTGGTGGAGCAGGTGTTGGAAAAACAGTATTGATCCAGGAATTAATTAATAATATCGCAAAAGGTCACGGTGGTCTTTCCGTATTCGCAGGAGTAGGAGAAAGAACAAGAGAAGGAAATGACCTTTTGAGAGAGATGCTAGAGTCTGGCATTATCAAGTACGGAGACGAGTTCATGCACTCTATGGAAAATGGAGGTTGGGACCTTTCTAAAGTTGATCTGGAAGAAATGAAAGATTCTAAAGCAGCTTTCGTTTTCGGACAGATGAACGAACCACCAGGAGCAAGAGCTAGAGTAGCACTTTCTGGTTTGACATTGGCAGAGTATTACAGAGATGGTGGCGAAACAGGACAAGGTAGAGATGTATTGTTCTTCGTAGATAACATCTTCCGTTTTACACAGGCTGGTTCTGAGGTGTCTGCACTTCTTGGACGTATGCCTTCAGCGGTAGGTTATCAGCCAACATTGGCATCTGAAATGGGTGCGATGCAGGAGAGAATTACTTCTACAAAAAATGGTTCCATTACTTCAGTACAAGCGGTTTACGTACCTGCGGATGATTTAACGGATCCAGCTCCAGCGACAACATTTGCTCACTTGGATGCAACGACTGTATTGGATAGAAAAATTGCTTCATTAGGTATTTACCCAGCGGTAGATCCATTGGCTTCTACGTCTAGAATCTTAGCGCCTGAGATCATTGGTGAAGAACATTATAACTGTGCTCAGAGAGTGAAAGAAATTCTTCAGAGATACAAAGCATTGCAAGACATCATCGCGATCCTTGGTATGGAAGAACTTTCTGAGGAAGATAAGTTGGTAGTTTACAGAGCTAGAAAAGTTCAGAGATTCTTGTCTCAGCCTTTCCACGTTGCTGAGCAGTTTACAGGTCTTAAAGGATCATTGGTAGACATCAAAGACACCATCAAAGGATTCAATATGATCATCGATGGAGAATTGGATCAGTATCCAGAGTCTGCTTTCAACTTGAAAGGAACTATCGAAGAAGCTATCGCAGCAGGACAAAAATTGTTAGCAGAGAACGCTTAACAAAGGACTAGAGACTTTTAGATGAGAGATGATAGACTTTTTTATTTGGTCTCATATCTCATATCTCTCAATCTTTTAATCTAATTTAAAATGAATATAAAAATTTTAACTCCGGAATTTGTGATCTTTGAAGGCGAAGTAGAATCAGTTCTTCTTCCTGGAAAAAGCGGGCAATTCCAAATCTTTAAAAATCATGCGGCGATCGTTTCTGCTTTGGTTGGTGGAAAAGTGAAGATCTATACAGACAAAGTCAATGGTTCTTTCGAAAAATATTTGACCAAAGAAACAGAAGCAAAAAGCGCTTACTCTTACGAGATCAAAAGTGGTGTTTTAGAATTCAACAATGATAAAGGAATTATTCTTTGCGAGTAATCATCCAATTCATATAAATCAAAATCCCGAAAAGCAATTTTCGGGATTTTTTTTGTTTTAAGTTTTAAAATTTGATTAATTTAGAAAGAGAAAAAGTTTTGTAATTATTTGGGCAGCTTTATCCGCCTTCCACTCCCGCTTTTTTTTGAAAAATTCCAACCTCAAAATCCACAGCTTATTTTTCAAAAAAAGAGCTCCGTTCAAGTCGGGCTGCAGCTTCGCAAAATCGAACATTTGTCTTTAGATTCACATTTTCTATAAAATCAAAGTTCCCAAAAACACAATTTTCAGATCACTGAAATTCCCAACGGGACGACCAATTTCCCAGCATAGGAATTTATTCCTATGATACTAAAGCGAAAGAATCACCCCATTTTCCTTCAATTGTTGCATCGGTTTCGAAAACCAGAACAATTCAAAATCTTCAAAGCTATTTTCAAAATCAGTTTTCAGTTGCAACAAACTCAATTTCTTTCCATTTTCAATTGCGTTTTCATTCAGGATTCTGATCAGCCAATGCGCTTGTTCCTTAGCCAATTCAATCTTCAAAATATTGGTTTTCAAATGAAAAGTCAATTGACTTAGTTCCCACGAATTTCCTTTTTTAGTTTTAATAAAATCTTCAGCAATGACATTTTTCTCAAGGAAAACAATTTTGGAATTCGGCTTAAAACTAAAATTATCTTCCTCCAAAAGCGAGTCGTGAATATAATCCGGATGAATCGTCGTCTTCGGAATTTTAAAATCAAACCAACTTTGCAACGGCATTTCAAAATTGATTCCGTGCATATAATTGAACAACGATTTCTTCAATCCAAAACTAAATTTGCTATGATCAATTCCCGTTTTATCCGTAAAATCAATGTCATTATTAGCAAATAAAATCTCCTGCTTCACTGGAATCACGCCATATTCCTCAGGATTGATTCCGACAGGTGAGTGTGCGGTCATCGCAAACTGATGCCAAAATCCACTCTGCAAAATTCCCATTTCGAAAAGCTGACGAACCATCTCCAAAGAGTCCACTGTTTCCTGAACTGTCTGAGTCGGGTAGCCATACATCAAATACGCGTGAACCATAATTCCAGATTCGGTGAAATTTCTTGTCACTCTAGCGACTTGGTCAACGGAAACGCCTTTGTCAATTAATTTTAACAATCGGTCACTTGCGACTTCCAATCCACCAGAAACCGCTACACAACCTGAAATCTTTAGTAGAAAACATAAATCCTGAGTGAAACTCTTTTCAAATCTAATATTGGTCCACCAAGTCACGACGAGATTTCTTCGTAGAATTTCCAAAGCCACTTCACGCATTAAAGCTGGAGGCGCGGCTTCATCCACAAAATGGAATCCTGTTTCGCCAGTTGTTGCGATCAGTTCTTCCATTCTATCAACCAAAATTTTGGCAGAAACTGGTTCATAAAGTCTGATGTAATCGAGTGAAATATCGCAAAAGGTACATTTTCCCCAATAGCAACCGTGCGCCATTGTGAGCTTGTTCCAACGGCCATCGCTCCACAAACTGTGCATTGGATTGGCAATCTCAATGACGGAAATATATTTGTCTAATTGCAGATCGGAATAATCAGGCGTTCCGACTTGTGCTTGTTTATAATCGTGTTTTGTGGAATTGTTTTTATAAATAACTTTTCCGTTTTCAATTAGGAAAGTACGTTTTAGAATGGACTCAAAATTCTCTGTCTGACAAACATTCTCATAAACGAGTTCAAGAGGTAATTCGCCGTCATCTAAAGTGATGAAATCCACAAATTCAAAAACCCTTTTATCCTTGACTTCTCGAAGTTCTGTATTTGGAAAACCGCCACCCATCGCCGTTTTGATATGCGGATAATGTTCTTTGATGAATTTGGCACATCGAAACGCAGAGTACAAATTCCCTGGAAAAGGGACAGAAAAACAAACCAATTTTGGCTGAACCAATTCCAACTTTTCTCGAAGAATATTCAACGAGAAATCATCTATAAAAGTCTGAACATCACTTAATTTAAAATATAATTCATCAAAAGAATTCGCGCTTTTTCCTAATCGTTCTGCATATCTGCTGAAACCAAAATCCGAATCCACATTTTCAACAATATAGTCGGAAAGATCTTCCAGATACAAAGTTGCCAAATGTTTCGCTTTGTCCTGCAGACCCATATTCCCGAAAGCAAATTCCATATCATCTAACTGATTGAAACGGGAAGCTTCGGGCAGAAAATTCATTGAACAAATTTGTCGCGCTAAAGTTGGATTTTTATTTTGCAGAAAAAGAATGACCTGATCGATCGTTTTGATGTATTCATCTCGTAAAGCAAAAATACGCTGAGAATTTTCTGAGATAGTTTTGATGTCAATTTCCTTAGAAAAAACTTTCTGAATGCCATCTTTTGAAAACAACTGCAAAATCACTTCTATCCCCAAATCGATTTGATAGCTTGATATATTTTTGGTATTCAAAAAACCTTTGATATAAGCCGTCGCTGGATAAGGCGTGTTGAGTTGCGTGAAAGGAGGCGTGATGAGAAGAATATCTTTCAAAAGAAATTTTTTGCAAAGATAAGTTTTCTAAAATTTGAAAATCGAAGATTATTTGAGAACAAAAATTTATTACAGAATATCTTAACACAAAAGTCAAAAAATATATGTGAGTCATTTGAGCTTTCAAGAAGTAATAAAAAGATGAATAATTTTAAATTTTCTATCGTGACTTTTGTGGTTCAACTTTTAAAACTAATTTTCAAAAGTTTCAAAAGTTCCGTCCTCATAAAAAAACACAATTCTTTTGACATTTTTCTTTTTTGAATCTTGTTTTTGAATGGAATTTTCTAATTGCTGAGAATCGGATAAAATATTTTTTTCAGCTACTTGTGTAGAAATATTGGAATCTCGCGATTTTGGTTTTTCTACTTTATCTTCACTTTCGGTAATGCCAAAATTTTCATCATTGATCAAAGAAAACAGATCTGGTAATGACGGTTTTTTCTTTTCTACAATTTCTGGCTTTTCTTCGACAACAGGTTCTTCAGGTTCCTTTTCTGAAATCAGCATTTCACCTTCACCTGTAATAAGCCAATCCCATTCGAATTTTGGAAACGCCGTTTTTATTTTGGTGATGAAATCGAGAGAAGGTTTGTTACGTCCAGAAATGATATGAGAAATGCTTGAACGTTGCACACCAATTTCTTCCGCAAATTCTGCTGGCGTCAACTCCGAGTACTCGATTACTTTTGTAAATCTATCAGTGAATTCCATTTCACAAATGTAATGAATCAAATTTTAAATCTCATCACATTTGTATAATTATCTTGTTTACATTTGTAACATACTTTAAGAACAATAAAACACCTTATAAATCAAGTGATTACATTTAATGAAATGTGTTTTTGTGGATAAGTCTAATTTATCAACCTTTTGAATTTCTCTTTCTCATCTTAACCAGACCATTGTGGATAAGATGATAATTACGACCGTTCCTAAATAATTATCCACAATTTATAAATGTAAGGTTTGATTTCAGGCCTTAATTTCCTGATTTAATCTTAGAATTTTCCGTTTCGCTTATTAAAAGCCTCATCAAGAACAACTTCAAAGTCATCAGTATTCGAAATTTTTGAGCTTTCGAACTTTAATTTTTGCTGGTAATCCTGACTTAAAAAATCTAATGTTTTGATTTCATCGGGAGAAATATCCGAAAGTTTTTTTGTGTAAAGAAAGTGCTCAGAAAATAGAAATCCAGTGTCGGGTTCATAGAAAGGAAGATTAAGTATTGATTCTTTTCATCAAATATCAAGTCACAAGAGCGAAGTTGTGATCCAAAAAGAGTAGCTTGATCGGTGTAAACCATCGTAATTATTCCCTTTGCAAATCTTCTCTATCTGAACTTTGCTGAGATGATTATCTAAAATTTTAAAACCCCAGAGGGCGTTTTATGAACTTCGAAAATACTTCCTACCTGCACTTTCAAATGAACTTTTTAGACTCATATTTTCACATTTGCAAGCAAAAATATTAATCGAAAATAAAAGTGCAAACAGCGTTTTCATTTAGCTCGTTCTAAACTAAGACTCGATATGAGGAGTAGCCTTCTTTTCCGGAAACATCAGAGAAATAGCAATACTTAAAAATAGGATAGATACAATCACAATCAATGAATGTGAAGTGGTAAATCCAATATCATCTAGATAATGGTGGAAGATCATTTTGAGACCGATAAACGTCAGCAATGCAGCCAAACCAATCTTTAGGAATCGGAACTTATTCACAATTCCGGCCAGTAGGAAGAACATCGATCTAAGTCCGATGATCGCAAAGATATTGGAGAAGAATACAATGTAAGGATCTTTGGTAATCGAGAATATCGCTGGAATACTATCTACAGCGAAGATTAGGTCTGTAAATTCTACAATAATTAACACTAAAAACAGTGGTGTCATTTTCTTGATCCCATCGATTACCACAAAAAATTTGTTACCCACAAACTGGTTATGAACTTTAAAATGTTTCTGAGCAAACTTCACCACTGGATGATGCTGCGGATCAATCTCATCATCTTTATTCCTTTCGATATACATTTTGATACCTGTATAAACTAGGAACGCTCCAAAGACGTACATGATCCATTCGAATTTCTGAATCAAAGCTGCTCCTATAAATATGAATAAAAATCTCATGACGATGGCTCCAAAAATTCCCCAAAACAACACGCGGTGATAATTCCTAGGTGCAACGCCAAATCCACTAAATACCAATAGGATCACAAAGATATTATCTATAGAAAGTGCGTACTCCACAAGATAACCCGTCAGGAACTCCAAACCTAGATTTTTATCGTACAACATAATGCTGTGTTCCAGATTCCCGGGAATGACCTTCACAGGATGTTTATGCTTAGCCACAATTTCCTGCAATCTTTCCATACTGTCGATCCCATGAATGTGGTGACCAAAATATGTGAGTAGAATATAAAAGCCTAAAGAAAGTAGAATGATAAAGACGCTCATCAATCCAGCCTGTTTCAGTGAAACTGCTGCATCTTTCTTGTTGAAAATTCCCAGGTCGAGTAGGAGTAGGGTGACGATAAATATTAAGAATCCTGAAAGGAATATGATCTCGTTGCTCATTTGTTAGTAATTGTAGCAAAAATAAGGAATTTATTACGATTTAGGTGTTTATACATTTGTAAAAACAAGAAAAATTTATATAGAAATAACGTTTAGTTATTTGACGAACAAATGAAGACGAAGAACAAAAATTGGTATTAAAGTAAATATAAAATTTATCTTTAAATAAATTAAATTAAATACTGATATTCAATCAGTTATAAAATTAAAATACGATTATATCAATCCACAAAATAATTAACAGACAAAGTGACATTTCAACTTGTTTAATAATATTACAAATGTAAATTCATTTTATTTGAGATTAAATCTTACTTTTGTGAAAATCTAAATCATTTGTAATGACAAACAGTTTTCCATACGCTCAAAATCTAAGTTTCCCAGATCGCTATATTTCGCCCGAAAAATTATTTTCTTACCTACAGGACAATTACAGCGATTATATAAAAGAGGTCGGAAAATCGAGTTTGGGCAAACCAATTTATATGTTGACTTTAGGAAATGGAAAACTGAAAGTTGCAGCATGGTCACAAATGCACGGAAATGAATCCACGGCAACTTTGGCTATGTTGGATCTGCTTTCAATATTTGAAAAGCATCCAGAGCTCAGTGAAAAGTTGTTGGGATTGATCCAATTGGATTTTATCTTTATGCTGAATCCAGATGGTTCGGAAGCCTGGACAAGACGGAATGCTTACGACATTGATATCAACAGAGATTTTATCAGAAACTCCAGCAATGAGGTCAGAGTTTTGAAATCTATTGTATTAAACGGAGACTACAGTTATCTACTGAATCTTCATGATCAACGGACAATTTTCACAACAGACGGCGTTCATCCGGCGACATTATCATTTCTATCACCTTCAGAAAATCTTGAAAGAGATCTGACGGAAAACCGGAAAAAAAGTATGGCCGTGATTGCAGCAATCTATATGCAGATGAAACAGATTTTGCCAAATAGAATTGCTAAATACACCGACGAATTTTATCCAACGTCCAGCGGTGACAATTTTATGAAAGCCGGAATTCCATCGATATTATTTGAAGGTGGATTTTATGAGAATGATCTGGACAGAAAAAAAACCAGAGAATATTATACACACGCTTTGTATTTTGCATTGAAGGCTATTTCGGTTCTAAAGGGCGATACTTTAAGCTATGAAACTTATTTTGAAATTCCTCAGAACAAAGAAACCCATTTTGATCTGATTTACCGAAATGTAAAACTGAATACAGAATTTGAATGCATAATGGACATTGCTGTGCAGTACAGGGAAATTCT belongs to Chryseobacterium sp. KACC 21268 and includes:
- the kdsB gene encoding 3-deoxy-manno-octulosonate cytidylyltransferase, whose amino-acid sequence is MKVIAVIPARYNSTRFPGKMMEILGNRTIITTTYQNVVETGLFDEVFVATDSEIIFDEISKNGGKAVMTGEHETGSDRIAEAVRNIDCDIVINVQGDEPFLKKEPLKQLIDVFAKDEKKEISLASLKIQLKESDEIQNPNNVKVITDINGFALYFSRSVIPFHRELSYNVKYYKHIGVYAFRKEALLKFSSLEMTPMEISEKLEQLRYLENGMKIRLVETDFVGIGIDTPEDLEKAKMLL
- a CDS encoding histidine kinase, which gives rise to MKKIILIFSIIFSIFISAQTATEIIDKNIENSGGLTNWKLLNTVQIQGRVTLGVNDEYPIKIYQQRPNLSKTAMVVGGKETPVEGYDGKNGYAMNYAQNKLQQYNDYIPENFDNDFIDWENKGFEAKFLGKEKINDQLYFKVELTKNVNKTIYYFDVRNYMLFREIKKDEILTYSDYKKVGQLLMPYRIESSSPKKDSDYVMTINKIEVNKELPKNTFKF
- a CDS encoding MmcQ/YjbR family DNA-binding protein gives rise to the protein MEAEEIREYCLSKKAVTESFPFDLETLVFKVGGKMFLLISLEQQPATFSAKADPEWSEELREEFSQINGAYHMNKTHWNSVVCEGLKQDLIFKLIDHSYDLVFKSLTKKIKDEINIGEN
- a CDS encoding bifunctional riboflavin kinase/FAD synthetase, with amino-acid sequence MKIITDFNDYHSKTLLALSLGMFDGVHLGHLSIINTLNEIAKNEELESAILSFWPHPRKFLNPNDDVKMLNTLEEKLGLLERSGIQNIFLKTFDEEFRNLTGIEFCEQVLVDKLNVKHIIIGHDHTFGKNKSGNFELLKSLSSELDFKVNQLEAVQQNDLNISSTKIRIALSEGRIKDANEMLGYNYPLTGNVIHGKKLGRTIGYPTANIDVPINKLLPKSGAYIVEVWIDKTFYKGMLSIGTNPTVDNENQTLHTEVYILDFDQNIYDKEITVKFRDYLHDEIEFEGLEKLIEKLDLDKRLTEEFQF
- the atpD gene encoding F0F1 ATP synthase subunit beta, whose product is MANQIKGKISQIIGPVIDVVFNEVEQLPNIYDALEIIKSNGEKVVLEVEQHIGEDVVRCIAMDATDGLQRGQEVLGTGQQITMPVGDGVNGRLFNVVGDAIDGLQNLSKEGGLPIHRPAPKFDQLTTSAEVLFTGIKVIDLIEPYAKGGKIGLFGGAGVGKTVLIQELINNIAKGHGGLSVFAGVGERTREGNDLLREMLESGIIKYGDEFMHSMENGGWDLSKVDLEEMKDSKAAFVFGQMNEPPGARARVALSGLTLAEYYRDGGETGQGRDVLFFVDNIFRFTQAGSEVSALLGRMPSAVGYQPTLASEMGAMQERITSTKNGSITSVQAVYVPADDLTDPAPATTFAHLDATTVLDRKIASLGIYPAVDPLASTSRILAPEIIGEEHYNCAQRVKEILQRYKALQDIIAILGMEELSEEDKLVVYRARKVQRFLSQPFHVAEQFTGLKGSLVDIKDTIKGFNMIIDGELDQYPESAFNLKGTIEEAIAAGQKLLAENA
- a CDS encoding F0F1 ATP synthase subunit epsilon, which produces MNIKILTPEFVIFEGEVESVLLPGKSGQFQIFKNHAAIVSALVGGKVKIYTDKVNGSFEKYLTKETEAKSAYSYEIKSGVLEFNNDKGIILCE
- a CDS encoding B12-binding domain-containing radical SAM protein — encoded protein: MKDILLITPPFTQLNTPYPATAYIKGFLNTKNISSYQIDLGIEVILQLFSKDGIQKVFSKEIDIKTISENSQRIFALRDEYIKTIDQVILFLQNKNPTLARQICSMNFLPEASRFNQLDDMEFAFGNMGLQDKAKHLATLYLEDLSDYIVENVDSDFGFSRYAERLGKSANSFDELYFKLSDVQTFIDDFSLNILREKLELVQPKLVCFSVPFPGNLYSAFRCAKFIKEHYPHIKTAMGGGFPNTELREVKDKRVFEFVDFITLDDGELPLELVYENVCQTENFESILKRTFLIENGKVIYKNNSTKHDYKQAQVGTPDYSDLQLDKYISVIEIANPMHSLWSDGRWNKLTMAHGCYWGKCTFCDISLDYIRLYEPVSAKILVDRMEELIATTGETGFHFVDEAAPPALMREVALEILRRNLVVTWWTNIRFEKSFTQDLCFLLKISGCVAVSGGLEVASDRLLKLIDKGVSVDQVARVTRNFTESGIMVHAYLMYGYPTQTVQETVDSLEMVRQLFEMGILQSGFWHQFAMTAHSPVGINPEEYGVIPVKQEILFANNDIDFTDKTGIDHSKFSFGLKKSLFNYMHGINFEMPLQSWFDFKIPKTTIHPDYIHDSLLEEDNFSFKPNSKIVFLEKNVIAEDFIKTKKGNSWELSQLTFHLKTNILKIELAKEQAHWLIRILNENAIENGKKLSLLQLKTDFENSFEDFELFWFSKPMQQLKENGVILSL
- a CDS encoding helix-turn-helix transcriptional regulator yields the protein MEFTDRFTKVIEYSELTPAEFAEEIGVQRSSISHIISGRNKPSLDFITKIKTAFPKFEWDWLITGEGEMLISEKEPEEPVVEEKPEIVEKKKPSLPDLFSLINDENFGITESEDKVEKPKSRDSNISTQVAEKNILSDSQQLENSIQKQDSKKKNVKRIVFFYEDGTFETFEN
- a CDS encoding TerC/Alx family metal homeostasis membrane protein, yielding MSNEIIFLSGFLIFIVTLLLLDLGIFNKKDAAVSLKQAGLMSVFIILLSLGFYILLTYFGHHIHGIDSMERLQEIVAKHKHPVKVIPGNLEHSIMLYDKNLGLEFLTGYLVEYALSIDNIFVILLVFSGFGVAPRNYHRVLFWGIFGAIVMRFLFIFIGAALIQKFEWIMYVFGAFLVYTGIKMYIERNKDDEIDPQHHPVVKFAQKHFKVHNQFVGNKFFVVIDGIKKMTPLFLVLIIVEFTDLIFAVDSIPAIFSITKDPYIVFFSNIFAIIGLRSMFFLLAGIVNKFRFLKIGLAALLTFIGLKMIFHHYLDDIGFTTSHSLIVIVSILFLSIAISLMFPEKKATPHIES